From a single Phragmites australis chromosome 7, lpPhrAust1.1, whole genome shotgun sequence genomic region:
- the LOC133925047 gene encoding peroxisome biogenesis protein 22-like isoform X2, with the protein MASASSPAAAAGAGAGAGAGGGKDDEFADLARRLVEALARYADRLPFDLDRQKLRSLTTLAAIAITLLFAWKLLRAPQEQPRRPRRRAAPSSSNTSSISRPGPGALISTDACTSSADSRAHEAVNQLFHPLTLEQLVRHKLSEGRRVTCRLLGVILEETTPEELQNHVTVRTSVMEVLLEIAKFCDVYLMERILDDESGEKVLSALSEAGLFASGGLIKDKVLFCSTENGRTSFVRQLEPDWHIDTSPEIVHQLARFIRYQLHISPQRPERIASNVFSSTSLEQYFGGLDQR; encoded by the exons ATGGCGTCAGCGTCGTcccctgcggcggcggcgggggcaggGGCAGGGGCAGGCGCCGGGGGCGGGAAGGACGACGAGTTCGCCGATCTGGCGCGGCGCCTCGTGGAAGCCCTCGCGCGCTACGCTGATCGCCTCCCCTTCGACCTCGATCGCCAG AAACTTCGTTCGCTTACCACACTTGCTGCGATTGCGATCACACTTCTGTTTGCCTGGAAATTGTTGAGAGCTCCTCAAGAGCAACCTCGGAGGCCACGCAGGAGGGCTGCCCCATCATCGAGCAACACAAGCAGTATATCACGGCCAGGACCAGGTGCTTTGATCTCAACAGATGCTTGCACATCTTCAGCAGATTCAAGAGCACATGAAGCAGTCAATCAGCTTTTCCATCCA TTGACTCTTGAGCAGCTTGTCAGGCATAAGCTGAGCGAAGGACGAAGG GTCACATGTCGGTTACTAGGTGTGATTTTAGAGGAAACAACTCCAGAGGAGCTTCAG AACCATGTCACAGTGAGGACTTCTGTTATGGAGGTTCTCCTAGAAATTGCAAAATTCTGTGACGTCTATTTGATGGAGCGCATTCTTGATGATGAAAGTGGG GAAAAGGTTTTGTCTGCCCTGAGTGAAGCTGGACTTTTTGCTAGTGGTGGCTTGATAAAAGACAAG GTTCTCTTCTGTAGTACAGAAAACGGCCGCACATCTTTTGTTCGGCAGCTCGAACCTGATTGGCACATTGACACAAGTCCTGAAATTGTTCACCAATTAGCA AGGTTTATCAGATATCAACTGCACATTTCGCCACAGCGACCAGAAAGAATTGCATCCAATGTTTTCAGCTCTACAAGCCTGGAACAGTATTTTGGAGGCCTGGATCAGAGATGA
- the LOC133925047 gene encoding peroxisome biogenesis protein 22-like isoform X1, with amino-acid sequence MASASSPAAAAGAGAGAGAGGGKDDEFADLARRLVEALARYADRLPFDLDRQKLRSLTTLAAIAITLLFAWKLLRAPQEQPRRPRRRAAPSSSNTSSISRPGPGALISTDACTSSADSRAHEAVNQLFHPVNLTLEQLVRHKLSEGRRVTCRLLGVILEETTPEELQNHVTVRTSVMEVLLEIAKFCDVYLMERILDDESGEKVLSALSEAGLFASGGLIKDKVLFCSTENGRTSFVRQLEPDWHIDTSPEIVHQLARFIRYQLHISPQRPERIASNVFSSTSLEQYFGGLDQR; translated from the exons ATGGCGTCAGCGTCGTcccctgcggcggcggcgggggcaggGGCAGGGGCAGGCGCCGGGGGCGGGAAGGACGACGAGTTCGCCGATCTGGCGCGGCGCCTCGTGGAAGCCCTCGCGCGCTACGCTGATCGCCTCCCCTTCGACCTCGATCGCCAG AAACTTCGTTCGCTTACCACACTTGCTGCGATTGCGATCACACTTCTGTTTGCCTGGAAATTGTTGAGAGCTCCTCAAGAGCAACCTCGGAGGCCACGCAGGAGGGCTGCCCCATCATCGAGCAACACAAGCAGTATATCACGGCCAGGACCAGGTGCTTTGATCTCAACAGATGCTTGCACATCTTCAGCAGATTCAAGAGCACATGAAGCAGTCAATCAGCTTTTCCATCCAGTAAAC TTGACTCTTGAGCAGCTTGTCAGGCATAAGCTGAGCGAAGGACGAAGG GTCACATGTCGGTTACTAGGTGTGATTTTAGAGGAAACAACTCCAGAGGAGCTTCAG AACCATGTCACAGTGAGGACTTCTGTTATGGAGGTTCTCCTAGAAATTGCAAAATTCTGTGACGTCTATTTGATGGAGCGCATTCTTGATGATGAAAGTGGG GAAAAGGTTTTGTCTGCCCTGAGTGAAGCTGGACTTTTTGCTAGTGGTGGCTTGATAAAAGACAAG GTTCTCTTCTGTAGTACAGAAAACGGCCGCACATCTTTTGTTCGGCAGCTCGAACCTGATTGGCACATTGACACAAGTCCTGAAATTGTTCACCAATTAGCA AGGTTTATCAGATATCAACTGCACATTTCGCCACAGCGACCAGAAAGAATTGCATCCAATGTTTTCAGCTCTACAAGCCTGGAACAGTATTTTGGAGGCCTGGATCAGAGATGA
- the LOC133925046 gene encoding cyclin-P1-1-like has product MDAVAGEPSPSSPPTSPPELAMVARAVQRLVARNDALVTVGSGERDRGMAAFEAPTGAPAPRIGVAEYLERVHRYAALEPECYVVAYAYVDMAAHRRPAAAVASRNVHRLLLACLLVASKVLDDFHHSNAFFARVGGVSNAEMNKLELELLGVLDFEVAVGHRAYDRYREHLEKEMCREYGLAGTAPKPRTAASSDSKPPAPPAERVAAAGDKHDRRLPNDVPAKPSLRELWAFDY; this is encoded by the exons ATGGACGCGGTAGCCGGCGAGCCCTCCCCGTCGTCCCCGCCGACGTCGCCGCCGGAGCTGGCGATGGTGGCGCGGGCCGTGCAGCGGCTCGTGGCGCGGAACGACGCGCTGGTGACGGTTGGAAGCGGTGAGAGGGATCGGGGGATGGCGGCGTTCGAGGCGCCCACGggcgcgccggcgccgcgcaTCGGCGTGGCGGAGTACCTGGAGCGCGTGCACCGGTACGCGGCGCTCGAGCCCGAGTGCTACGTGGTGGCGTACGCGTACGTCGACATGGCGGCGCACCGGCGaccggccgccgccgtggcgTCCAGGAACGTGCACCGGCTGCTCCTCGCCTGCCTCCTCGTCGCCTCCAAGGTTCTTGACGACTT TCACCACAGCAACGCCTTCTTCGCGCGCGTCGGCGGCGTGAGCAACGCGGAGATGAAcaagctggagctggagctgctcGGCGTGCTCGACTTCGAGGTCGCGGTCGGCCACCGTGCCTACGACAGGTACCGCGAGCACCTGGAGAAAGAGATGTGCAGGGAGTACGGCCTGGCCGGCACCGCACCCAAGCCGAGAACTGCCGCGTCCAGCGACAGCAAACCCCCGGCGCCGCCGGCGGAGCGcgtggccgccgccggcgacaaACACGACCGAAGGCTGCCGAACGACGTGCCGGCCAAGCCGTCTCTTAGAGAGCTGTGGGCCTTCGATTACTAA